The genomic interval GAATGAAGAACTAAGAATTGCTTTATCTAAAAAATCACAGCATAATGTTGTCGATAATAAAACGATAATTATAAAAGATAGCATTAATGCAATTAAAATCGCAGAACCAATTTTATTTGATATCTACGGGAAAGAAAACATAGAAAAACAAAGACCATATGAAATTTATCTTTTAGAAAATTACTGGGTTATATCTGGGACATTACCTGAAAATTATGTAGGAGGAACATTTTTAATAATTATTGATGCTAGAAATTCAAAAGTTATAAAAATTACACACGGAAAATAATTTATAAGTCGTTTCAAGAACATGAAACTTGAAACATGAAACAATAAAAAACAAAAAATAAATGAAATCAATCATTTTAAGAGAAATAAAATCCTTTTTTGGCTCGCCAATTGGCTATTTAGTCATTGCGATTTTCTTAATCAGCAACGGGCTATTTTTATGGGTATTTGAAGGAGATTATAATATTCTAAATTCAGGTTATGCCGATTTGACTCCGTTTTTCACTTTAGCGCCTTGGATTTTAATTTTCCTAATTCCAGCCGTAACCATGAGAAGTTTCTCTGACGAAAAAAAACAAGGAACTTTAGAGTTGCTTTTAACCAAACCTTTATCAATCTGGCAAATCGTAAACGGCAAATTCTTTGGCTCATTTTTATTGATCATTTTAGCGATAATTCCAACTTTGATTTATGTAAAAGTAATTTCAGATTTAGGTTCGCCTGAAGGCAATATCGATATGGGAAGCACAATTGGTTCTTATTTCGGATTATTGTTTTTAATTGCTTCTTATTCAGCAATCGGAATCTTTACTTCTACCCTTTCAGAAAATCAGATTGTAGCATTTATTATTGCTGTTTTTCTTTGCTTTTTCTTTTATTTTGGTTTTGAAGGATTGAGTTCGCTAATTCCTGGTTCTGGAGATTTTATTTCTATTTTAGGAATGCAGAATCATTTTAAAAGTATGAGTCGAGGCGTTATTGATACTCGCGATATTATTTATTTTTTAAGCATTTCAATCGCTTTTCTTTCTTTTACTGTTTATCAATTAAAATCTTTTAAAGCGTAATGAAAGCATCTACAAAACAAAATATCAAGACGTTAGGAATTACAATTTTTATTTTAATTGTTTTAAATATACTTGGAACGCTATTTTTTCATCGTTTTGATTTAACAAAAGACAAACGTTATACGTTATCGCCAACTTCGTTAGGAATTATAAAACAAGTTGAAAATCCGCTTTCTATAAAAATTTACATGGCTGGCGAACTTCCAGCCGATTTTAGACGTTTACAACAAGAAACGAAACAATTATTAGAAGAATTTCAAGCATATAATAAAAATATAGTTTTCGAATTTGTTGATCCGTTAGCAAACGAAGAAGAAAGTGACGAATTGACAAAATCGCTTTTCCAAAAAGGCTTAACTCCAGTAAACATTACCGTTGATGATAAAGGAAAACAATCTCAAGCGATGGTTTTTCCTTGGGCAGTTGCCGTTTACAATAATAAAGAAGTTAATATTCCATTGTTGAAAAACAGAATGGGCGC from Flavobacterium sp. YJ01 carries:
- a CDS encoding YbbC/YhhH family protein, whose protein sequence is MKYFLLSFLLITLSSCAQNKRLVLGIENANEELRIALSKKSQHNVVDNKTIIIKDSINAIKIAEPILFDIYGKENIEKQRPYEIYLLENYWVISGTLPENYVGGTFLIIIDARNSKVIKITHGK
- the gldF gene encoding gliding motility-associated ABC transporter permease subunit GldF, which translates into the protein MKSIILREIKSFFGSPIGYLVIAIFLISNGLFLWVFEGDYNILNSGYADLTPFFTLAPWILIFLIPAVTMRSFSDEKKQGTLELLLTKPLSIWQIVNGKFFGSFLLIILAIIPTLIYVKVISDLGSPEGNIDMGSTIGSYFGLLFLIASYSAIGIFTSTLSENQIVAFIIAVFLCFFFYFGFEGLSSLIPGSGDFISILGMQNHFKSMSRGVIDTRDIIYFLSISIAFLSFTVYQLKSFKA